A single genomic interval of Eurosta solidaginis isolate ZX-2024a chromosome 3, ASM4086904v1, whole genome shotgun sequence harbors:
- the Pms2 gene encoding mismatch repair endonuclease PMS2: MAEEEQIPECTTAESAQIKAIGKDTVHRICSGQVVLTLAVAVKELVENSIDAGATLVEVKLKEQGLGSVEVSDNGSGVLERDLQAMTAKYHTSKIREFDDLQSVETFGFRGEALSSLCALCDLVVVTRHKSKDVGTRIELDHEGTIKKRTPSARSVGTTVTITNLFVTLPVRRRDFVRNIRKEFNKMCQILQAYCLVTREVRIICTNQNAKGAKMIVMQTHGSRDILANISAVFGHRQSSELLPLKSVWNDEEEVTDESLRAEMQFDTGAGDTMQVTADDIAQLKAAQFRLEGFVSSCSHGAGRSSKDRQYFFINSRPCEPKNISKIVNETYHRYNGQQYPFIFLNINTARTDVDVNLTPDKRQLLLNNEKILLIAIKKALINTYGNIPSTYKIQNSTIVTMFKKEEMENATKQEEDSSESLLPISSSQRFMDVLSQWKKTGDTTGKAPHVVAKRKRTDEVEVRTLKLKKIHEYLNREDLNQPAMPKEFRVHSDDEEDESYQTSKGNPLDASLIEKETLERSVLDLERLSKESKEFDTLTNQVVERIDCKVTTTKSLPGLQFIEKKPPNDIKLITTEVNNSNSEDSSSQNFNDDSLIIPESNTPSTVILDDTTTDNESTANFYSTGVMRITLEEISNNIKEEEKLRASNKASNKTRLERLPFKSQINPSQNQKAEEELEREISKDTFVQMEIIGQFNLGFIIVKLDTDLFIIDQHATDEKYNFEILQRTTVLQSQPLAVPQTLELTAANELLLLENLQLFEKNGFKFDINENAPPTKKVKLLCKPSSQRWEFGKEDIDELLFMLQDAPAGTICRPSRIRDMFASRACRKSVMIGTALNRSTMKKLVTHMGEIEQPWNCPHGRPTMRHLINIAMLEEVDEEAEDV; this comes from the exons atggcAGAAGAGGAACAAATTCCAGAATGTACAACAGCAGAATCAGCACAAATCAAAGCCATTGGAAAGGACACAGTGCACAGGATTTGCTCTGGACAG GTTGTGCTAACACTAGCTGTAGCTGTGAAAGAGCTTGTGGAGAACTCAATCGATGCCGGAGCAACACTAGTTGAGGTTAAACTAAAAGAGCAAGGCTTGGGTTCGGTTGAAGTGAGTGACAATGGAAGTGGAGTACTTGAACGAGATCTGCAAGCGATGA CTGCCAAGTATCATACCTCCAAGATTCGGGAATTTGATGATTTACAAAGCGTTGAAACTTTTGGTTTTCGTGGCGAGGCTTTAAGCTCACTATGTGCGCTATGCGATTTGGTGGTGGTGACAAGACATAAGTCAAAAGATGTTG GCACTCGTATCGAACTCGACCATGAGGGTACAATTAAGAAGCGCACACCCTCTGCACGCAGTGTAGGCACTACCGTAACAATAACAAATCTCTTTGTCACATTGCCAGTACGCCGACGAGATTTTGTGCGTAACATACGAAAAGAATTTAATAAGATGTGCCAGATCCTGCAAGCTTATTGTTTGGTAACACGTGAAGTGCGTATCATATGTACAAATCAAAATGCTAAAGGTGCTAAAATGATCGTTATGCAAACTCACGGTTCTCGCGATATTCTGGCAAATATTAGTGCTGTGTTTGGTCATCGGCAATCATCAGAGCTTTTACCTTTGAAATCTGTGTGGAATGATGAAGAAGAAGTAACCGATGAGAGCTTACGTGCTGAAATGCAGTTCGATACTGGTGCTGGAGATACCATGCAAGTAACAGCAGACGATATAGCACAATTGAAAGCAGCACAATTTCGATTGGAAGGATTTGTATCGAGTTGTAGCCATGGTGCTGGTCGTTCATCAAAAGAtcgtcaatatttttttattaattcaagaCCTTGTGAACCAAAAAAT aTATCAAAAATCGTTAATGAAACTTATCATCGTTACAATGGTCAGCAATAcccatttatatttttaaatataaacacgGCACGTACCGATGTTGATGTTAATTTAACGCCCGATAAGAGGCAGTTGCtgttgaataatgaaaaaattttattaatagccATTAAGAAAGCGCTTATCAATACTTATGGCAACATCCCATCCACATATAAAATTCAGAATTCCACTATAGTAACCATGTTCAAAAAAGAGGAAATGGAAAATGCTACAAAGCAAGAAGAAGATTCATCAGAATCTTTGCTGCCAATTAGTAGCTCACAACGTTTTATGGATGTACTGTCACAATGGAAAAAAACTGGCGATACAACTGGCAAAGCGCCGCATGTGGTTGCTAAGCGAAAACGTACGGATGAAGTGGAAGTGCGTAcgttgaaattgaaaaaaatacatgaatatttgAATAGAGAAGATCTCAATCAGCCTGCGATGCCAAAAGAGTTTCGCGTGCATTCTGATGATGAGGAGGACGAAAGTTATCAAACTAGTAAAGGTAACCCGCTCGAtgcaagtttgattgaaaaagaGACGCTAGAAAGAAGTGTGCTTGATTTAGAACGGCTGAGTAAGGAATCTAAAG AATTTGACACATTGACTAACCAAGTGGTGGAGCGCATTGATTGTAAAGTGACTACCACAAAAAGCTTACCAGGactacaatttatagaaaagaaACCGCCAAATGATATAAAATTAATTACAACTGAAGTAAATAACAGTAATAGTGAAGATTCGAGTAGCCAAAATTTCAACGACGATTCCCTAATTATACCCGAGTCAAATACACCTTCGACTGTTATATTAGATGACACCACAACTGATAACGAATCTACAGCCAATTTTTACTCCACTGGTGTTATGCGTATAACACTTGAAGAAATTTCGAATAATATTAAAGAAGAGGAAAAGCTAAGAGCTAGCAACAAAGCTTCAAATAAAACTAGACTTGAGCGCTTACCTTTCAAATCCCAAATCAATCCAAGTCAAAATCAGAAAGCTGAGGAGGAATTAGAACGTGAAATAAGCAAAGATACATTTGTTCAAATGGAAATTATAGGACAATTCAATTTGGGTTTTATAATTGTTAAATTGGATACAGATTTGTTCATTATTGATCAGCATGCAACCGACGAGAagtataattttgaaattttacagCGTACAACGGTGCTGCAGTCACAACCTTTGGCTGTACCACAAACGCTCGAATTAACGGCAGCAAATGAATTGTTATTGCTGGAAAATTTGCAGTTGTTTGAGAAAAACGGTTTTAAATTTGATATAAATGAAAATG ctccACCAACTAAAAAAGTTAAGCTGCTATGCAAGCCCTCTAGCCAACGTTGGGAATTTGGTAAAGAAGATATCGATGAATTACTTTTTATGCTTCAAGATGCACCTGCTGGCACTATTTGTAGACCATCGCGTATTCGTGATATGTTTGCTTCGCGTGCCTGCCGTAAATCGGTTATGATTGGTACTGCATTAAATCGTTCTACTATGAAAAAATTGGTGACGCACATGGGTGAAATAGAGCAACCTTGG